A single genomic interval of Zobellia nedashkovskayae harbors:
- a CDS encoding GNAT family N-acetyltransferase, translated as MNIIIANKSHLKYAQIISDTITESAKVRGTGIAKRTPEYILKRLENGNAVIALDGDKFAGFCYIEVWGHEKFVANSGLIVHPDYRNQGLAKKIKKRIFELSREKFPDAKIFGITTGLAVMKMNYELGYKPVTFSELTDDPEFWKGCQTCKNFDILTRTERKMCLCTGMLYDSDAKEKKVEKVEKEHINSKAFKRLKSIKESLFLKKKTNE; from the coding sequence ATGAATATAATTATTGCTAACAAGTCTCATCTCAAATACGCTCAAATCATTAGTGATACCATTACGGAATCTGCTAAGGTAAGAGGTACCGGCATAGCTAAACGTACACCAGAATATATTCTAAAACGTTTGGAAAATGGTAATGCTGTTATTGCTTTAGATGGCGACAAATTTGCCGGCTTCTGTTATATAGAAGTCTGGGGGCATGAGAAATTCGTAGCGAATTCCGGCCTCATAGTCCACCCTGATTATAGAAATCAAGGATTGGCCAAAAAAATTAAAAAAAGAATCTTCGAGCTTTCGCGAGAGAAATTTCCTGATGCCAAAATATTTGGTATTACTACTGGCTTGGCCGTAATGAAAATGAATTATGAACTTGGTTACAAACCAGTTACATTTTCTGAACTAACTGATGACCCAGAATTTTGGAAAGGTTGTCAGACATGCAAAAACTTTGATATTCTTACGCGTACCGAACGCAAAATGTGCCTTTGTACAGGTATGCTTTACGACTCAGATGCAAAGGAGAAAAAAGTTGAAAAAGTTGAAAAAGAACATATCAACAGTAAAGCTTTCAAAAGACTCAAAAGTATTAAAGAGTCTCTTTTTCTTAAAAAGAAAACAAACGAATAA
- a CDS encoding mannosyltransferase: MPNTPATYWKLHKVPILMALLGAILYYTFAFQLERTDYIKLLTLFAASFFLCLKLIQFEKWNLKFLLVVGVIFRLIFLITEPNLSQDYYRFIWDGHLVGNFINPYLEVPNDLIAQSDLVIPNAHALYDGMGNLSAKHFSNYPPLNQLLFAIAALLGGKSLMGSVLVMRTMIILADIGILYFGRKLLKNLNQSPHLIFWYFLNPLVIIELTGNLHFEGVMLFFFVWSLYLLSVKKWTLAAIPYALSICVKLVPLLFLPLFLKHLGLKKSITFYVIIGISCLLMFAPFYSPAFIANYSETVGLWFSNFEFNAGLYNAIKYIAIQFDGKPWELIKTYGKITPIVTILFVLLFTFLRDNQKIPTLITSMMAVLTLYYFMSATVHPWYIIFLVVLGVFTRYKYAVLWSATVVLSYYAYSQADFKENLTLITVEYISVYVFLIYEIFNSKEQFVIFRKN; the protein is encoded by the coding sequence ATGCCCAATACACCTGCCACATACTGGAAGCTTCACAAAGTGCCCATACTTATGGCCCTATTGGGTGCTATTCTCTATTATACCTTTGCTTTTCAGTTAGAACGAACAGATTATATAAAGCTGTTAACCCTTTTTGCCGCTTCCTTTTTTCTGTGCTTAAAACTGATACAATTTGAAAAATGGAATTTAAAGTTTCTTTTGGTTGTTGGGGTTATTTTTAGGCTCATTTTCTTGATAACAGAGCCAAACCTCTCACAGGATTATTATCGTTTTATTTGGGATGGACACCTTGTTGGTAATTTCATCAACCCCTATTTAGAAGTACCGAATGATTTAATTGCTCAAAGCGATTTGGTTATACCTAATGCCCACGCGCTTTATGATGGTATGGGAAATCTTAGTGCAAAACACTTTAGCAACTACCCTCCTTTAAATCAGTTACTTTTTGCCATAGCTGCGCTTTTAGGCGGAAAAAGCCTTATGGGCTCGGTACTCGTTATGAGAACCATGATTATCCTGGCAGATATAGGCATCTTGTACTTTGGTAGAAAACTTTTGAAAAATCTTAACCAATCACCGCATCTCATATTTTGGTATTTTCTCAACCCTTTGGTTATCATAGAACTTACTGGAAACCTACATTTTGAAGGTGTCATGCTTTTCTTTTTCGTTTGGTCGCTCTATTTATTGTCCGTTAAAAAATGGACATTAGCAGCCATTCCTTATGCCTTATCTATTTGTGTGAAACTTGTTCCTTTATTGTTTTTACCCCTTTTTCTGAAACATCTAGGCCTCAAAAAAAGTATAACCTTCTATGTTATAATTGGCATTAGTTGTTTACTGATGTTCGCTCCGTTCTACTCTCCCGCATTTATTGCCAACTATTCAGAAACTGTAGGTCTCTGGTTTTCTAACTTTGAGTTTAATGCAGGATTATATAACGCCATTAAATATATTGCTATCCAGTTTGACGGAAAGCCCTGGGAACTTATAAAAACCTACGGAAAAATAACACCTATAGTCACAATTCTATTTGTCCTGCTGTTCACTTTTCTAAGAGACAATCAAAAAATACCAACATTAATTACCTCAATGATGGCCGTACTTACCCTGTACTACTTTATGTCTGCTACCGTACATCCATGGTATATCATCTTTTTGGTGGTATTAGGTGTATTTACCAGATACAAATATGCGGTACTTTGGTCAGCCACTGTGGTTCTCAGCTACTATGCGTATTCGCAGGCCGACTTTAAAGAAAATCTAACCTTAATCACCGTTGAATATATTTCTGTATATGTGTTTTTGATTTACGAAATTTTTAACTCAAAAGAGCAATTTGTTATTTTTCGCAAAAATTAA
- a CDS encoding cellulose synthase family protein produces the protein MGLIIAYIIIAIYSVALLLIFFYSLAQLNLLVNYLGYKRRNQIAPKFNLLDPKEIPYVTIQLPVYNEEYVMERLLENIAKIEYPKSKLEIQVLDDSTDDTVHETAARVKALQETGLDIQHICRENRQGFKAGALKEGLEIAKGEFIAIFDADFLPSSDWLKKTVLYFKDPEIGVVQTRWGHINREYSTLTRIQAFALDAHFTLEQVGRNAKGHFINFNGTAGIWRKECIIDAGNWEGDTLTEDLDLSYRAQLKNWKFKYLEDVETPAELPVVISAARSQQFRWNKGGAENFRKTVVNVVSAKNISFKTKFHGVMHLLNSSMFLCVFLVALLSIPAMYIKALYPQLDIVFTLLSFFVLSTIILFVCYWFTYKSIQGSSFDNFIDYIKLFFTFFSVALGFSLHNSIAVLEGHMGKRSEFVRTPKFNLNNLTDSWKGNKYLTRKLSPNMILEAILMIYFLFGMYSAIPLNDFGLFPFHFMLFIGFGFVFTKSLTARA, from the coding sequence ATGGGTTTAATCATTGCTTACATTATTATCGCAATCTATAGTGTAGCACTACTATTGATATTTTTTTATAGTCTAGCGCAACTTAACCTTTTGGTTAATTACCTAGGGTATAAAAGGCGTAACCAAATTGCTCCAAAATTTAATCTTCTAGATCCAAAAGAGATACCTTACGTTACCATACAACTGCCTGTCTATAACGAAGAATATGTTATGGAGCGCTTGTTGGAAAACATTGCAAAAATAGAATACCCTAAGAGCAAACTGGAGATTCAGGTACTTGATGATTCTACAGATGATACGGTACATGAAACTGCCGCACGGGTAAAAGCATTACAAGAAACCGGTCTTGACATTCAACACATATGCCGTGAAAACCGCCAAGGATTTAAAGCAGGTGCCTTAAAGGAAGGTCTAGAGATAGCAAAAGGTGAATTCATAGCTATTTTTGATGCTGATTTTTTACCTTCTAGTGATTGGTTAAAAAAGACCGTTCTTTATTTTAAAGACCCAGAAATTGGTGTTGTACAGACACGATGGGGTCATATTAACCGCGAGTACTCTACATTAACACGTATTCAAGCTTTTGCTTTGGATGCTCACTTTACCCTTGAACAAGTGGGAAGAAATGCCAAAGGGCATTTTATCAACTTTAACGGTACCGCTGGTATTTGGCGTAAAGAATGTATTATAGATGCCGGAAACTGGGAAGGAGACACCCTTACGGAAGACCTAGACCTTAGTTATAGAGCACAATTGAAGAACTGGAAATTCAAGTATCTTGAAGATGTTGAGACACCTGCAGAGCTTCCTGTTGTTATTAGTGCGGCCCGTTCGCAACAATTCCGTTGGAATAAAGGTGGTGCTGAAAACTTTAGAAAAACAGTGGTTAACGTTGTTTCCGCTAAAAACATTTCATTCAAAACTAAATTTCATGGTGTAATGCACCTTTTGAACAGTTCCATGTTCTTATGTGTTTTCTTGGTTGCCCTATTAAGCATTCCGGCCATGTACATAAAGGCTTTATATCCGCAATTAGATATCGTATTTACTTTACTAAGTTTCTTTGTTTTAAGTACTATAATTCTATTTGTCTGCTATTGGTTTACCTATAAAAGTATTCAAGGTAGTAGCTTTGATAATTTCATAGACTATATTAAACTGTTCTTTACGTTCTTTTCAGTGGCATTAGGTTTTTCACTACACAATTCTATTGCTGTTCTTGAAGGTCATATGGGAAAAAGAAGTGAGTTTGTGCGTACGCCTAAATTCAATTTAAACAATCTTACAGACTCTTGGAAGGGCAATAAGTACCTTACCAGGAAATTATCTCCCAACATGATTTTAGAGGCTATTCTTATGATATATTTCCTATTTGGGATGTATAGCGCCATTCCTCTAAATGATTTTGGACTTTTCCCTTTTCACTTTATGCTTTTTATAGGTTTTGGATTTGTTTTCACCAAGTCGCTTACGGCTCGTGCTTAA